From Zalophus californianus isolate mZalCal1 chromosome 16, mZalCal1.pri.v2, whole genome shotgun sequence, one genomic window encodes:
- the SOCS3 gene encoding suppressor of cytokine signaling 3 — protein sequence MVTHSKFPAAGMSRPLDTSLRLKTFSSKSEYQLVVNAVRKLQESGFYWSAVTGGEANLLLSAEPAGTFLIRDSSDQRHFFTLSVKTQSGTKNLRIQCEGGSFSLQSDPRSTQPVPRFDCVLKLVHHYMPPPGAPSFPSPPTEPSSEVPEQPPSQPLPGNPPRRAYYIYSGGEKIPLVLSRPLSSNVATLQHLCRKTVNGHLDSYEKVTQLPGPIREFLDQYDAPL from the coding sequence ATGGTCACCCACAGCAAGTTTCCCGCCGCCGGGATGAGCCGCCCCCTGGACACCAGCCTGCGCCTCAAGACCTTCAGCTCCAAGAGCGAGTACCAGCTGGTGGTGAACGCAGTGCGCAAGCTGCAGGAGAGCGGCTTCTACTGGAGCGCCGTGACCGGCGGCGAGGCGAACCTGCTGCTCAGCGCCGAGCCCGCCGGCACCTTCCTCATCCGCGACAGCTCGGACCAGCGCCACTTCTTCACGCTCAGCGTCAAGACCCAGTCGGGGACCAAGAACCTGCGCATCCAGTGCGAGGGGGGCAGCTTCTCGCTGCAGAGCGACCCCCGGAGCACGCAGCCGGTGCCCCGCTTCGACTGCGTGCTCAAGCTGGTGCATCACTACATGCCGCCCCCCGgcgccccctccttcccctctccaccGACCGAACCCTCCTCCGAGGTGCCGGAGCAGCCGCCATCCCAGCCGCTCCCAGGGAATCCCCCCAGGAGAGCCTATTACATCTACTCGGGGGGCGAGAAGATCCCTCTGGTATTGAGCCGGCCCCTCTCCTCCAACGTGGCCACTCTCCAACATCTCTGTCGGAAGACCGTCAATGGCCATCTGGACTCCTATGAGAAAGTCACCCAGCTGCCTGGGCCCATTCGGGAATTCCTGGACCAGTACGATGCCCCGCTTTAA